Proteins from a single region of Primulina tabacum isolate GXHZ01 chromosome 5, ASM2559414v2, whole genome shotgun sequence:
- the LOC142545369 gene encoding AT-hook motif nuclear-localized protein 1-like, with protein MEGTNTLVSSGVTVVGSDAPSDYHMAPRTTTGNPIQGTGSAPPHVTVAPPLVSITLPPGTTNEAGGAATLKKKRGRPRKYGPDGSVAVALSPKPLSSSAPPPVIDFSAVQKRVKVRSFGLESKLQLSRMETGSSGDWISCSAGANFTPHIISVDAGEDVTMKIISFSQQGPRAICVLSANGVISSVTFRQPDSSGGTLTYEGRFEILSLTGSFTPSETGGIRNRSGGMSVSLASPDGRVVGGGVAGLLVAAGPVQIVVGSFLVGNQHEQKTKKHKPESMAIIPTAAIPISSAGVEDTYHTPSSFRGDSWSSMPPESKNNAADINLSLPE; from the exons ATGGAAGGTACTAATACTTTGGTTAGCAGTGGAGTAACTGTGGTGGGATCAGATGCTCCCTCAGACTACCACATGGCTCCTAGGACCACAACAGGAAACCCAATACAAGGAACCGGATCAGCACCACCGCATGTGACCGTGGCGCCACCACTAGTTTCCATCACTCTGCCACCGGGTACGACAAACGAAGCGGGCGGCGCAGCCactttgaagaagaagaggGGCAGGCCCAGGAAGTATGGACCCGATGGCTCAGTGGCGGTCGCCCTTTCACCCAAACCACTTTCTTCCTCCGCACCACCACCCGTGATCGACTTCTCTGCCGTTCAGAAACGAGTAAAGGTCCGGTCTTTTGGGCTTGAATCCAAGCTGCAACTTTCCAGAATGGAGACTGGGAGTTCGG GTGACTGGATTTCATGCTCCGCTGGTGCCAATTTTACGCCTCATATCATCTCTGTTGATGCTGGAGAG GACGTCACGATGAAGATTATATCTTTCTCTCAACAAGGGCCTCGAGCGATATGTGTCCTCTCTGCTAATGGTGTAATATCAAGTGTCACTTTTCGTCAACCCGATTCTTCTGGTGGTACATTGACCTATGAG GGTCGCTTTGAGATACTGTCATTGACAGGATCCTTCACGCCGTCTGAGACTGGAGGAATTAGAAACAGATCTGGTGGAATGAGTGTCTCTTTAGCTAGTCCTGATGGGCGTGTTGTTGGGGGTGGTGTCGCTGGCTTATTAGTAGCTGCCGGGCCCGTGCAG ATTGTGGTGGGAAGTTTTCTGGTGGGTAACCAGCACGAgcagaagacgaagaaacacaAACCAGAGTCCATGGCCATTATACCTACTGCTGCTATTCCAATCTCGAGTGCTGGTGTAGAAGACACATATCATACACCCTCTTCTTTCCGTGGAGATAGCTGGTCCTCGATGCCCCCGGAATCGAAGAATAACGCCGCTGACATCAACTTATCTTTACCGGAGTAG
- the LOC142545371 gene encoding uncharacterized protein LOC142545371 produces MKGVFSAPGDYIYFKSQVPLHKIPIGSKQWRYYDFGPKVVPPLICLPGTAGTADVYYKQIMSLSMKGYRVISVDIPRVWNHHEWILAFEKFLDVINVHHIHLYGTSLGGFLAQLFAQHRPRRVRSLILSNTFLETNSFSAAMPWAPIVGWTPSFLLKRYVLNGIHDGPHEPFIADSVDFIVAQVETLSRDDLASRLSLTVDAASVGPLLLSDSLITIMDTNDFCAIPGQLRDQVTERYPGARQAYLKSGGDFPFLSRPDEINLHLQLHLRRVGVEAKPDDVQKDVPGGSSSNDQNDGRRTDDAPEDDSRGPEDANGPPPASEDPNPGNLDSQSLSNTQISNVSIECFKLALASEVLSRLSCECIVLNLNLPPKHLVL; encoded by the exons ATGAAAGGCGTCTTCTCGGCGCCTGGTGATTACATCTACTTCAAGTCTCAGGTCCCTCTTCACAAGATCCCA ATTGGTTCAAAGCAATGGAGATATTATGATTTTGGGCCAAAAGTTGTGCCTCCACTGATCTGTCTTCCTGGTACAGCTGGAACCGCCGATGTATACTATAAACAAATTATGTCATTATCTATGAAG GGTTATCGAgtgatatcagttgatattcCCCGAGTGTGGAATCACCATGAGTGGATTCTTGCATTTGAGAAGTTTTTGGATGTTATTAATGTTCATCAT ATACATTTATACGGTACTTCTCTTGGGGGATTCTTAGCTCAACTCTTTGCTCAGCATCGGCCACGTCGAGTTCGATCTTTGATTCTCTCAAATACATTTTTGGAGACAAATAGTTTTTCTGCAGCTATGCCATGGGCTCCTAT TGTGGGTTGGACACCCTCATTCCTATTGAAGAGGTATGTCCTAAATGGAATTCACGACGGTCCTCATGAACCTTTTATTGCAGATTCTGTGGATTTCATCGTTGCTCAG GTTGAGACCCTTTCAAGAGATGACTTGGCCTCCAGGTTGAGTCTGACAGTTGATGCAGCATCAGTTGGGCCTCTTCTGCTTTCTGATTCGTTAATTACTATAATGGAT ACAAATGATTTCTGTGCAATTCCTGGACAACTTAGAGATCAAGTGACAGAAAGATACCCTGGTGCCAGACAAGCCTACCTCAAATCTGGTGGTGATTTTCCCTTCCTTTCAAGGCCGGATGAAATAAATCTTCATCTTCAG CTGCACCTAAGGCGAGTTGGTGTGGAGGCTAAGCCAGATGATGTCCAAAAAGATGTCCCTGGTGGGAGTAGCTCAAATGACCAAAATGATGGCAGACGTACCGATGATGCACCAGAAGATGATAGTAGAGGCCCCGAAGATGCAAATGGACCTCCTCCAGCTTCAGAAGATCCCAACCCCGGTAATCTTGATAGTCAAAGTTTGAGCAACACCCAGATATCCAATGTCAGCATTGAATGCTTCAAGCTAGCATTGGCATCCGAAGTTCTTTCACGGCTATCGTGCGAGTGTATTGTTCTTAATTTGAATCTTCCGCCTAAGCACCTTGTACTTTGA